Proteins encoded in a region of the Anopheles aquasalis chromosome 2, idAnoAquaMG_Q_19, whole genome shotgun sequence genome:
- the LOC126579841 gene encoding fork head domain-containing protein FD4-like: MPRPSRESYGDQKPPYSYISLTAMAIWSSPEKMLSLNDIYKFITDRFPYYRTNTQRWQNSLRHNLSFNDCFIKVPRRPDRPGKGAYWTLHPKAFDMFQNGSLLRRRKRFKLHQTDKEWLNEEFVALANMNRFFMAQNGAPTYHHGDSAAYYSPVPAEPIGSTSLSSPPNVLYAPISPPLSPPDDLPGQQKPSANSVRSESPAGKTVATPATGAPVITTATTTTTTTTITPNAKPKRAFTIESLIEPDSSSDSDDTDRAPQFHHQQQQHQQQQQLDQLRHLSQQQLMSNITAFNEYAAAMHHQQQQHQQQVAVAAAAAAAAAALGTPYTGVPVHPLLLPLGKLPAPAYFLHSGSAGAFHHHPHHHHHHHGHPHQHHHHHHQLPLQPLGHPSHPSPASLSPSPPTHPHLHQAVRPEPPSLAIA, translated from the coding sequence ATGCCTCGACCATCGCGTGAATCGTACGGTGATCAGAAGCCACCATACTCCTACATCTCGCTCACAGCGATGGCCATTTGGTCGTCGCCGGAGAAGATGCTGTCGCTGAACGACATCTACAAGTTCATCACCGATCGGTTCCCGTACTATCGCACCAACACGCAGCGCTGGCAGAACTCGTTGCGCCACAATCTGAGCTTCAACGATTGTTTCATCAAGGTACCGCGGCGTCCGGATCGTCCGGGCAAGGGAGCCTACTGGACGCTACACCCGAAGGCTTTCGATATGTTCCAAAATGGCAGTCTGTTGCGACGCCGCAAGCGCTTCAAGCTACACCAGACCGACAAGGAGTGGCTGAACGAAGAGTTTGTCGCGCTGGCCAACATGAACCGCTTCTTTATGGCACAAAACGGGGCGCCCACGTACCACCACGGTGATTCGGCTGCCTACTACAGTCCGGTTCCGGCGGAACCAATCGGAAGTACCAGCCTGTCATCGCCACCGAATGTCCTGTACGCACCGATCTCTCCGCCACTTTCGCCACCGGATGATCTGCCCGGTCAGCAGAAGCCGTCCGCCAACTCGGTGCGGTCCGAATCGCCAGCGGGGAAAACGGTGGCAACGCCAGCAACAGGAGCGCCagtcatcaccaccgccaccaccaccaccaccaccaccaccattacgcCAAACGCTAAACCAAAGCGAGCATTCACGATCGAAAGTCTGATCGAACCGGACAGTTCCTCCGATTCCGATGATACCGATCGTGCACCGCAGttccatcaccaacagcagcaacaccaacagcaacagcagcttgaTCAGCTCCGGCATCTAAGTCAGCAACAGTTGATGAGCAACATTACGGCGTTCAACGAGTACGCCGCGGCcatgcatcatcagcagcagcagcaccagcagcaagtggcggtggccgcggcagcagcagcagccgccgcagcacTCGGCACTCCTTACACGGGCGTTCCGGTGCATCCGCTCCTGTTGCCACTCGGCAAACTACCCGCACCGGCGTACTTCCTGCACTCCGGAAGTGCCGGagcgtttcatcatcatcctcatcaccatcaccatcatcatgggcatcctcatcaacaccaccaccaccaccaccagctcccaCTGCAGCCACTCGGTCATCCTTCGCATCCTTCGCCAGCATCGCTCTCACCTTCGCCACCGACGCATCCACATCTGCATCAAGCGGTGCGACCCGAACCACCATCCCTTGCGATCGCTTGA